ATCAGGAGAATTACTATTAGTTTCTAAATCTGCTGGTATCACCATTACGCGATAATGTTCTGGTGTGACTTGTCCAGAAACAATGCGATTAGCTTCTCCTGGTAATGCTTCAATTACTACCGCATCGCCATGTTGTAAAATCGGGTCACGACTAAAAGCAACTCCAGAAAATACCCCTGGAACTTGTTGTTGAATTAGTAATGACATTGAAGCATCTGGGATACCTCTGTCGCGCCGATATTGCACAGCCGCAGGTTCATCATAAGAAGTAATGCAGCTAGTAATAGCAACTTGCAATGCTTCTATAGTAGTAACATTCAAAATAGTTTCATATTGTCCCGCAGCAGAAGCATATTCAGAATCTTCTCCCACAGCAGAAGAACGCACAACCAAAGGTTGTTCGATAGATGGTTGCAAGTACTCAATTAGAGGTTGTGGATCATCTCCCGCAGGAAGTACCCATCCAGTCGGTACAGGATAACCCCAGCGTTTCAACTGAGATAAAGTAGCAGCTTTTTGCCCAAATTTATTAGGGTCAAGCTGTCGATCTAAAGAAACTATAGCGCGATCGCCTCTAAAAAAACGAAACACAGTTTGTGACTCTGACTTTGCTTCTTGAGGACGGAGATCTAAATCGTCGGGGATTTTCTTATATATCCACCCGATTAAACCAGCAAGGATGGCTGCAAAGGCAATTCTAGCACCATCATGGGGGTGCAATAATGCCAAGATTGAGGGAATTAAGATTAAAGCACCATAGCGCCCAGAAGTTTTGTCTCGTAAAATAGTAAAACTTATTCCGCCAATTATAAATATAAGTAACGACGCTTTCCAATCATGGACAAACATACCCCAAGTAACATTAGTTGTCCCTGCGCCCTTACCCATCCAGTAGCGCCCTATAACTAAGGCGATGAGTGCAATTAATTCCCAACTTGAGTCAGATGGGAAAAAATAACGCGCAATTAATACAGCAGCAATTCCCTTGAATGCCTCAGAAAGAACCGACAGAATACCAGCAAGCTTTCCCCCGTGATAAAAAGCAGCCGAAACTGAGACATTACCAGTACCAATTTTGGCTAAATTACGACCTGTAAGCGCATAAGTAACCCAGCGTATCAAGGGTAAACCGCCCAAGAGTGGGCAGACTATCCAAATTACCAGACATCCCCAAACCTGCATTAGCGTCATGGGACGACTCAACTTAGTGATTTTTTTATCCTAAACTGCCAGGTTACAGTTCGGATAACTTTAGCCATTATCCGAAAGTTAAGAAATCAAGTTTTACACTCCTAAAACTTGATCTACCTCTTGCATAAGTGCATAAAATCTAGCTAGACATCTGCGCCATCTGCGTTTATCTGCTTACATCTGCGATAAAAAAACCAGAGTATTGATTTTAGCTTATTGGTTTAATCAGTTCTCAGCATTCAAATATACCTCCCAACTCAGATGTTATATCTGATTACTTGGCATTAAAGTCAATTCGCGCATACAAATATAACTAAGGAGAAAATAAATCAGTGATTGTTAACCAACACGATCAAGGTTGGGAAGTAATTTACCACCGCGCCCATGCTTTACTAGCTGCTCAAATTGCCGGACATTGGCATAAACAAGACCGTCCAGAAAGAATAATAGAAACCGTAGCAGCAATTTCCCACCATGATGATTTAGAAAAGGAATGGGAAGGCGATCACTTAACAAAAGCTGGCGCACCAATGGACTTTACAATTGGTGGTGAAACTTCAGTGCCAAAGTTAAGAGGACTGACAACAAATTCACGCTATCGAGGGCGATGGGTAGCGATGTTAATTTCTATGCACATGAGTTTCTTAAATGAAGGCAAACGTGGGGAATCAAAGGAATTAGATGAATTTTTAGATGAACAATTAGAAAATCAAAAGAAATGGCGACGTGAATTAGGTCTGAGTAAGGAAGAAACTGAGAAAGCTTATGCGTTTTTTCAGTGGTGCGATCGCTTTTCCTTAATTTTATGTAGTCAGGAATTACCTGCTGGAGAACGACAGTTAGAAATTAGTAAAGGCCCAGACGGTAAACGCTATGATGTTATGGAAAATGCCGATGGTCATGTAGTTGTTACACCTTGGCCGTTTGCAGAAGATAAGTTTAATGTTAAAATTGAAGCTTCTTATCTATCTCAAGTCAAATTTGAGAGTAACGAAGAACTCACAGAAGCTTTGCAAAATGCCCCAATTAAAGAGTTGGAATGGACATTAATCAAGGCTTAAAATCAGTAACTTAATTGCCTAATTTGATGTTGATGGGCATAACAAATAAACATCGACACAAAATAAAAGGTGCGTAACCTAGAATTCATGTAGAGACGTTGTATATAACGTCTCTACATCCCCATAAGCGGAGATGTCTAATACACTCGGTTGATTAATTAAGGCTCTGCATCTTAAGTAAGTGAGCATAAATCAACGCATAGTGTTTTTCCCAGTCACTATTCACCAGTTCCCAGTAAAGAGCGATCGCTCTTTAACATCTAATTTTACTCACATAATTATCTTGATTATAAATCAACTTGACATAAAAATACCAACTTTGATATATTGATTTATTTATGTCATAATGTAAAAGAAGTTAAAAAATGGGTCAGTAGGATGTATCAGCACATTCTCCCTATCTGACTCCAACAAAATGAGCTAATTTTTGGCTCAGAAGGATAAATATTTATGAAAATTCAAGCATTAGACATTCAAATTGGACACCGTATTATTGCCTACTGTAATAGCAGAATGCAGACCTGCACAGTAAGAGAAATATTATACCCTGATCAAAAGAACGTTACATTAAAAGTATTCACATCTGGGCATTATCGGCACTCTGCCTCATCTGTGGTGCAATTCAACCGAGACGCTTTTGTGGATGTGGTAGGCTAATTGTGACTAATTAACTAATATTTCAACTATTAATACTAACTTGCAGTGATTTAATTTGTAGCAATAAGTTAGGAAAATTACTTGGCAATTAAAGTTGCTTTCAAATTATCATAGACAGCATGATTAATTGCCTTATTTTTAAACCTCGCTGCTATAAATCAGAGTGAAATTATAATACAGGAGATCTGCTACTCACTCCTACTTGCCAATTATTACAAATTTTTGCTATTTTGCTTAGTAGATAATTGAGCAGCCAAGTTTTAGTACCCGCTACTTACTGAATATTACGGTTGCATCTCAACCAGTATTATAACTGTCACACTCAGCGAGCGATTGCTCTTGAGCAGAGTTTATCTTAATCAGTAATAACCTATCAGCAAAATCACAGAACTTACTTATTGTGATAAATTTAGCAGTCTAATAACTATGAAAAAATCATTTTCCTGCTTCATAATTGGTGGTTTAGAATTAATACTGCTGGTAGGTAGCTGTGCAGCTACTCCTACAACTGAGCAACTTTTAGCACAACACAGGCAAGTAACGCCTAGTGTCCAAAATTCAACCAAACCATCTGCACAAACTGAGCCTAAACTTAGAGGTATTCCTCTAGCGTGTTACGTGCTTGTTGGCCCTTTGGAGTTTTTACCGTCTTCAGTTTCTAGTTCACTGAGTATGCTGGCAAATGAGCAATCGGCAGAGTTGGCTGAAATAGCACTAGCTTACGCTCAAGCTAAGCAATTTCCGAGTGCGATCGCAATTACTAAAAAGATGGAAGATGAATTGACTAAAGAGCAAACTTTAGTAGATATAGCAGGAATGTATGCTGCTGCTGGTCAATACACTCAAGCTAAACAGTTAATAAACAGCATTCAGGAGTACGATACATATAAATCCCAACTGTTGGCTAGAATTGCCCGCGAGTATGCCAAAGCAGGTAAACCAAAGCAAGCTTCACAGACATTTATGCAAGCTTTACGAGTTGCTAGAACTCTTGATGCAGAGTTAATGAGAGACAGTGCAATAGCCGAAATTGCTATTGAGTATGCCGCCGCAGGTCAATATAAACAAGCACTGCAACTAACTAAAACTATTAAGGACGAATCTGAAAAACCCCAGGCGTTAGCAGGTATAGTTGCTCAATATGCTCTTGCTAATCAATTTGACCAAGCCCTACATTTAGCTAAAACTATTCAGGATAACTATTATAAAACTCAAGCTTTAGAATCAATTGCTGAGTCTGCTACAGTTAGCCAACTCGCTCAACTTGCACAGGTAACTCAGACTATTAAAGATGATACATACAAAGTTGTATCTTTAGCTAAAATTGCAAGCCGATATGTAGCTGTTGGTAACTTTGACCAAGCTGCAAAATT
This region of Oculatellaceae cyanobacterium genomic DNA includes:
- a CDS encoding DUF3891 family protein yields the protein MIVNQHDQGWEVIYHRAHALLAAQIAGHWHKQDRPERIIETVAAISHHDDLEKEWEGDHLTKAGAPMDFTIGGETSVPKLRGLTTNSRYRGRWVAMLISMHMSFLNEGKRGESKELDEFLDEQLENQKKWRRELGLSKEETEKAYAFFQWCDRFSLILCSQELPAGERQLEISKGPDGKRYDVMENADGHVVVTPWPFAEDKFNVKIEASYLSQVKFESNEELTEALQNAPIKELEWTLIKA